One Triticum dicoccoides isolate Atlit2015 ecotype Zavitan chromosome 4B, WEW_v2.0, whole genome shotgun sequence genomic window carries:
- the LOC119296364 gene encoding probable galacturonosyltransferase-like 7: MLWAARLSGFFSAAMLMVVLSPSLQSFPPAEAIRSSQFDSHVRFPGQIAGGARGLPFRRAPSFRNAADCGNATGNVCDPLLVHIAITLDEGYLRGSVAAVHSVVQHAMCPESVFFHFLVSDPSLGDLVRAVFPQLRFKVYFFDPARVRGLISSSVRQALEEPLNYARNYLADLLEPCVRRVIYLDSDLVLVDDVAKLWRTDLGGRTVGAPEYCHANFTKYFTARFWSEEQFAGTFEGRRPCYFNTGVMVLDLARWRRAGYTQRIERWMEIQKSPPGRIYELGSLPPFLLVFAGHVAAIEHRWNQHGLGGDNILGSCRDLHPGPVSLLHWSGSGKPWARLGGGRPCPLDALWAPFDLYGPAAVEPSR, from the coding sequence ATGCTATGGGCAGCGCGCCTGTCCGGCTTCTTCTCCGCCGCCATGCTGATGGTGGTCCTGTCGCCGTCGCTGCAGTCCTTCCCGCCCGCCGAAGCCATCCGGTCGTCGCAGTTCGACAGCCACGTCCGCTTCCCCGGCCAGATCGCCGGGGGCGCGAGGGGCCTCCCCTTCCGCCGCGCGCCGTCCTTCCGCAATGCCGCTGACTGCGGCAACGCCACCGGCAATGTCTGCGACCCCTTGCTCGTCCACATCGCGATTACTCTGGACGAGGGCTACCTGAGGGGCTCGGTCGCCGCGGTCCATTCCGTGGTTCAGCACGCCATGTGCCCGGAGAGCGTCTTCTTCCACTTCCTCGTCTCTGACCCGAGCCTGGGCGACCTCGTCCGCGCCGTGTTCCCGCAGCTCCGGTTCAAAGTCTACTTCTTCGACCCCGCGCGCGTCCGGGGGCTCATCTCGTCGTCGGTGCGGCAGGCGCTGGAGGAGCCGCTCAACTACGCCCGCAACTACCTCGCCGACCTCCTGGAGCCCTGCGTGCGCCGCGTCATCTACCTGGACTCCGACCTCGTGCTCGTCGACGACGTGGCCAAGCTCTGGCGCACCGACCTCGGCGGCCGCACCGTCGGCGCGCCGGAGTACTGCCACGCCAACTTCACCAAGTACTTCACCGCCCGGTTCTGGTCGGAGGAGCAGTTCGCCGGGACGTTCGAGGGGAGGCGGCCGTGCTACTTCAACACGGGCGTGATGGTGCTCGACCTCGCGCGGTGGCGGCGCGCGGGCTACACGCAGCGCATCGAGCGGTGGATGGAGATACAGAAGTCGCCGCCTGGGCGCATCTACGAGCTGGGGTCGCTGCCGCCGTTCCTGCTGGTGTTCGCGGGGCACGTGGCGGCGATCGAGCACCGGTGGAACCAGCACGGCCTCGGCGGCGACAACATCCTGGGCAGCTGCCGCGACCTCCACCCGGGGCCGGTGAGCCTGCTGCATTGGTCGGGGTCCGGCAAACCGTGGGCGCGGCTGGGCGGCGGGCGGCCGTGCCCGCTGGACGCGCTCTGGGCGCCGTTCGACCTGTACGGCCCGGCCGCCGTGGAGCCGTCCCGGTAA